In one window of Streptomyces griseus subsp. griseus DNA:
- a CDS encoding putative bifunctional diguanylate cyclase/phosphodiesterase, which yields MKPTESAAPVSRLQGFVGLTSPVGAAVIAIAALLLAAGFYRTVQDGQALFPDGAVGWSLAVLTGIIVGHLVALGRDRWWGGTGSGAALTLAVLLLYGWLPAGLVSLVVVVLVGSARRHRWWQGLLHGAVDILGIAAAALVLAAFGVVPTVERPWLPLDWSIAAVPELLLTASTYLLVTRVLLWYAGAPQNGGLPTIARTALLRQGLVAVALLGLAPLICVVAMSMPVVLPLFAVPLIALDSTLWIARARAEEQLRDPLTGLPNRQWLLERTWSALEDAESVGTRSGLVLIDLDRFRAVNDTLGHLAGDRLLLQIAERLRLALPPGAEAARLGGDEFAVLLPQADSTTSAQRVARHLVAELSSPLDLDGLVLVLEASAGVAVYPDHALDAEGLLRRADVAMYQAKRDRTGVEVYESKRDSNTPDRLGLLGDLRRALDAGDVELHYQPKVRFDGQVAGLEALVRWVHPERGRVPPDEFIAIAESSGLMPHLTEYVLETALAQVARWRAQGLFVPVAVNVSPRDVHTPGFAGGVAARLARHGVPAAALQLEITEHVLLEDPQRAADTLAGLTAHGVKMSLDDFGTGYSSLVHLRRLPVSELKIDRSFVARLAVDHEDAEIVRCTIDLAHSLGLVVVAEGVEDDETWERLRDLRCDAVQGWLVAAAMPPQETTAWLRARGEHGWRRPAELAAQAAAAANGKSDAEQRQPQGRTVSGPATA from the coding sequence ATGAAACCGACCGAGAGCGCCGCCCCGGTGTCGCGGCTGCAAGGTTTCGTCGGCCTCACCTCCCCCGTGGGCGCCGCCGTCATAGCGATCGCGGCGTTACTGCTGGCGGCGGGCTTCTACCGGACGGTCCAGGACGGCCAGGCCCTCTTCCCGGACGGTGCCGTGGGCTGGTCGCTCGCCGTGCTCACCGGGATCATCGTCGGCCACCTGGTCGCGCTCGGCCGCGACCGCTGGTGGGGCGGCACCGGCTCCGGGGCCGCCCTGACCCTCGCCGTGCTGCTGCTCTACGGCTGGCTGCCCGCCGGACTGGTCAGCCTGGTCGTCGTGGTGCTCGTCGGGAGCGCTCGCAGACACCGCTGGTGGCAGGGGCTCCTGCACGGCGCGGTGGACATCCTCGGCATCGCGGCGGCGGCGCTCGTGCTGGCCGCGTTCGGTGTGGTCCCGACCGTGGAGCGGCCCTGGCTGCCCCTCGACTGGTCCATCGCCGCCGTACCGGAACTGCTCCTGACGGCGTCCACGTACCTCCTCGTCACCCGGGTCCTCCTGTGGTACGCGGGGGCCCCGCAGAACGGCGGGCTGCCGACCATCGCCCGCACCGCCCTGCTGCGTCAGGGACTCGTCGCCGTCGCCCTGCTCGGCCTCGCCCCGCTGATCTGCGTCGTCGCGATGTCCATGCCCGTCGTGCTGCCGCTCTTCGCGGTCCCGCTGATCGCCCTGGACTCCACGCTCTGGATCGCCCGCGCCCGCGCCGAGGAGCAGCTGCGGGACCCGCTGACCGGGCTGCCCAACCGCCAGTGGCTGCTGGAGCGGACCTGGTCGGCGCTGGAGGACGCCGAGAGCGTGGGCACCAGGTCGGGCCTCGTCCTGATCGACCTGGACCGCTTCCGCGCCGTCAACGACACCCTCGGCCACCTCGCCGGGGACCGGCTGCTCCTCCAGATAGCGGAACGCCTGCGCCTGGCCCTGCCGCCCGGCGCGGAGGCGGCCCGGCTCGGCGGCGACGAGTTCGCCGTACTGCTGCCGCAGGCCGACTCGACCACCAGCGCCCAACGGGTCGCCCGCCACCTGGTCGCCGAGCTCTCCTCGCCCCTCGACCTGGACGGTCTGGTCCTCGTGCTGGAGGCCAGCGCCGGGGTCGCCGTCTACCCGGACCACGCGCTGGACGCCGAAGGGCTGCTGCGCCGCGCGGACGTCGCGATGTACCAGGCCAAGCGCGACCGTACGGGCGTGGAGGTCTACGAGTCGAAGCGGGACAGCAACACCCCCGACCGGCTCGGGCTGCTGGGCGATCTGCGCCGGGCGCTGGACGCGGGCGACGTCGAGTTGCACTACCAGCCCAAGGTCCGCTTCGACGGGCAGGTCGCCGGTCTGGAGGCGCTGGTGCGCTGGGTGCACCCGGAGCGGGGGAGGGTCCCTCCGGACGAGTTCATCGCCATCGCGGAGTCCTCGGGGCTGATGCCGCACCTCACGGAGTACGTCCTGGAGACGGCGCTCGCGCAGGTCGCCCGGTGGCGGGCGCAGGGCCTGTTCGTGCCGGTCGCGGTCAACGTCTCGCCGCGCGATGTGCACACCCCCGGCTTCGCGGGCGGGGTCGCCGCCCGGCTCGCCCGGCACGGCGTCCCGGCCGCGGCGCTCCAGCTGGAGATCACCGAGCACGTCCTGCTGGAGGACCCGCAGCGGGCCGCCGACACCCTGGCCGGGCTGACCGCGCACGGCGTGAAGATGTCCCTGGACGACTTCGGTACGGGGTACTCCTCCCTCGTACATCTGCGCAGGCTGCCGGTGAGCGAGCTGAAGATCGACCGCTCCTTCGTGGCCCGGCTCGCCGTCGACCACGAGGACGCGGAGATCGTCCGCTGCACGATCGACCTGGCCCACTCGCTGGGTCTCGTGGTCGTCGCCGAGGGGGTCGAGGACGACGAGACCTGGGAGCGGCTGCGCGATCTGCGGTGCGACGCGGTGCAGGGCTGGCTGGTGGCGGCCGCGATGCCGCCCCAGGAGACGACGGCCTGGCTCCGGGCGCGTGGCGAGCACGGCTGGCGCCGCCCCGCCGAGCTGGCGGCCCAGGCGGCCGCGGCGGCGAACGGCAAGTCGGACGCCGAGCAGCGCCAGCCCCAGGGGCGTACGGTCTCGGGCCCGGCGACGGCCTGA
- the gatC gene encoding Asp-tRNA(Asn)/Glu-tRNA(Gln) amidotransferase subunit GatC — translation MPGITREEVAHLARLARLELKGEELDHFAGQLDDIIGAVARVSEVADQDVPPTSHPLPLTNVMRADEVRPSLTPAQALSGAPAQEQQRFKVPQILGED, via the coding sequence ATGCCTGGCATCACGCGCGAGGAGGTCGCCCACCTCGCCCGGCTGGCGCGTCTGGAGCTGAAGGGCGAAGAGCTCGACCACTTCGCCGGTCAACTCGACGACATCATCGGCGCGGTCGCCCGCGTCTCCGAGGTCGCCGACCAAGACGTACCGCCGACCTCCCACCCGCTGCCGCTGACCAACGTCATGCGCGCGGACGAGGTCCGTCCGTCGCTCACCCCCGCGCAGGCGCTCTCCGGCGCCCCGGCCCAGGAGCAGCAGCGTTTCAAGGTGCCGCAGATCCTGGGGGAGGACTAA
- the gatA gene encoding Asp-tRNA(Asn)/Glu-tRNA(Gln) amidotransferase subunit GatA, which yields MTDISTIIKLTAAEIAAKIASGELTAVEVTEAHLARIDAVDEKVHAFLHIDREGALAQARAVDAKREAGEKLGPLAGVPLALKDIFTTKDMPTTVGSKILEGWVPPYDATLTQRLRAADVVILGKTNMDEFAMGSSTENSAYGPTGNPWDLTRIPGGSGGGSSAALASYEAPLAIGTDTGGSIRQPAAVTGTVGVKPTYGGVSRYGMVAFSSSLDQGGPCARTVLDAALLHEAIAGHDPLDSTSIDAPVPPVVEAARNGSVQGMRVGVVKQFRGEGYQAGVLQRFDESVGLLKSLGADIVELDCPSFDLALSAYYLIAPSECSSNLARFDAMRYGLRVGDDGTKSAEEVTALTREAGFGDEVKRRIILGTYALSSGYYDAYYGSAQKVRTLITQDFEKAFEQVDVIVSPTTPTTAFPIGERADDPMAMYLADLCTIPTNLAGNSAMSLPCGLAPEDGLPVGLQIIAPAMKDDRLYKVGAAVEAAFVEKWGHPLLEEAPSL from the coding sequence ATGACGGACATCAGCACCATCATCAAGCTCACCGCGGCCGAGATCGCCGCGAAGATCGCCTCCGGCGAGCTCACGGCCGTCGAGGTCACCGAGGCCCACCTGGCCCGGATCGACGCCGTCGACGAGAAGGTCCACGCCTTCCTGCACATCGACCGCGAGGGCGCGCTCGCCCAGGCCCGTGCCGTGGACGCCAAGCGCGAGGCGGGCGAGAAGCTCGGCCCGCTGGCCGGCGTCCCGCTCGCGCTGAAGGACATCTTCACCACCAAGGACATGCCGACCACCGTCGGTTCCAAGATCCTTGAGGGCTGGGTCCCGCCGTACGACGCCACGCTCACGCAGAGGCTGCGCGCCGCCGACGTCGTCATCCTCGGCAAGACCAACATGGACGAGTTCGCCATGGGGTCCTCCACCGAGAACAGCGCCTACGGCCCCACCGGCAACCCGTGGGACCTCACCCGCATCCCCGGCGGCTCCGGCGGCGGCTCCTCCGCCGCCCTCGCCTCCTACGAGGCCCCGCTCGCCATCGGCACGGACACCGGCGGCTCCATCCGCCAGCCCGCGGCCGTCACCGGCACGGTCGGCGTCAAGCCCACCTACGGCGGTGTCTCCCGCTACGGCATGGTCGCCTTCTCGTCCTCCCTCGACCAGGGCGGGCCCTGCGCCCGTACGGTCCTGGACGCGGCGCTGCTCCACGAGGCGATCGCCGGGCACGACCCGCTGGACTCGACCTCCATCGACGCCCCGGTCCCGCCGGTCGTCGAGGCCGCCCGCAACGGCTCCGTCCAGGGCATGCGCGTCGGCGTCGTCAAGCAGTTCCGCGGCGAGGGCTACCAGGCGGGCGTCCTCCAGCGCTTCGACGAGTCGGTCGGCCTGCTGAAGTCGCTCGGCGCGGACATCGTCGAGTTGGACTGCCCGTCCTTCGACCTGGCGCTCTCCGCGTACTACCTGATCGCGCCCTCCGAGTGCTCCTCGAACCTCGCCCGCTTCGACGCCATGCGCTACGGCCTGCGGGTCGGCGACGACGGCACGAAGTCGGCCGAGGAGGTCACCGCCCTCACCCGCGAGGCCGGCTTCGGCGACGAGGTCAAGCGCCGCATCATCCTGGGGACGTACGCGCTCAGCTCCGGCTACTACGACGCGTACTACGGCTCGGCCCAGAAGGTCCGCACCCTCATCACCCAGGACTTCGAGAAGGCCTTCGAGCAGGTCGACGTGATCGTCTCCCCGACGACCCCGACCACGGCCTTCCCGATCGGAGAGCGCGCCGACGACCCGATGGCGATGTACCTCGCGGACCTGTGCACCATTCCCACCAACCTGGCAGGCAACTCGGCCATGTCGCTCCCCTGCGGCCTGGCGCCGGAGGACGGGCTGCCGGTCGGACTGCAGATCATCGCCCCCGCCATGAAGGACGACCGGCTCTACAAGGTCGGAGCGGCCGTAGAGGCCGCCTTCGTGGAAAAGTGGGGGCACCCGCTGCTTGAGGAGGCTCCGTCGCTGTGA
- the gatB gene encoding Asp-tRNA(Asn)/Glu-tRNA(Gln) amidotransferase subunit GatB produces the protein MTVTDLVSYEDALASYDPVMGLEVHVELGTKTKMFCGCSTELKQDANSQTCPVCLGLPGALPVVNEIGVESAIKIGLALNCEIAEWCRFARKNYFYPDMPKNFQTSQYDEPIAFDGYLDVQLEDGEIFRVQIERAHMEEDTGKSTHVGGATGRIHGASHSLLDYNRAGIPLIEIVTKPIEGAGARAPEVAKAYVAELRELIKALGVSEARMEMGQMRCDVNLSLRPNGTETFGTRSETKNVNSLRSVERAARFEIQRHAAVLSSGGTIVQETRHFHEEDGSTTAGRIKDNAEDYRYFPEPDLVPVAPARDWVEELRKGLPELPRLRRARLKEEWGVNEHDMQSILNAGAVELIVATIEAGAPADQARKWWMGELARNANETGRGLDELPITPAQVARVAALVAAGDLNDKLARQVIEGVLAGEGDPDAVVEKRGLKVVSDEGALSTAVDEAIAGNAAIADKIRGGKVAAAGALVGAVMKATRGQADAARVRELILQKLGGEG, from the coding sequence GTGACTGTCACCGACCTGGTGTCGTACGAGGACGCGCTCGCGTCCTACGACCCCGTCATGGGCCTCGAAGTCCATGTCGAACTCGGCACCAAGACCAAGATGTTCTGCGGCTGCTCCACGGAGCTGAAGCAGGACGCCAACTCCCAGACCTGCCCGGTCTGTCTCGGACTGCCCGGCGCGCTGCCGGTCGTCAACGAGATCGGCGTGGAGTCGGCCATCAAGATCGGCCTCGCGCTCAACTGCGAGATCGCCGAGTGGTGCCGCTTCGCCCGGAAGAACTACTTCTATCCGGACATGCCGAAGAACTTCCAGACCTCCCAGTACGACGAGCCGATCGCCTTCGACGGCTATCTGGACGTCCAGCTGGAGGACGGCGAGATCTTCCGGGTGCAGATCGAACGCGCCCACATGGAGGAGGACACCGGCAAGTCGACGCATGTCGGCGGTGCCACGGGCCGTATCCACGGCGCGTCCCACTCGCTGCTGGACTACAACCGGGCCGGTATCCCGCTCATCGAGATCGTCACCAAGCCGATCGAGGGCGCGGGCGCCCGCGCCCCCGAGGTCGCCAAGGCGTACGTCGCCGAGCTCCGCGAGCTGATCAAGGCCCTCGGCGTCTCCGAGGCGCGCATGGAGATGGGCCAGATGCGCTGCGACGTCAACCTGTCGCTGCGCCCCAACGGCACCGAGACGTTCGGTACGCGCTCCGAGACGAAGAACGTGAACTCGCTGCGTTCCGTCGAGAGGGCCGCGCGCTTCGAGATCCAGCGGCACGCCGCCGTGCTCTCCTCGGGCGGCACGATCGTGCAGGAGACCCGGCACTTCCACGAGGAGGACGGCTCCACCACGGCCGGCCGCATCAAGGACAACGCCGAGGACTACCGCTACTTCCCCGAGCCGGACCTGGTGCCCGTGGCACCCGCCCGCGACTGGGTCGAGGAGCTCCGCAAGGGCCTCCCCGAGCTGCCCCGGCTGAGGCGCGCCCGGCTCAAGGAGGAGTGGGGGGTCAACGAGCACGACATGCAGTCCATCCTCAACGCGGGCGCGGTCGAGCTGATCGTCGCCACGATCGAGGCGGGCGCTCCGGCGGACCAGGCCCGCAAGTGGTGGATGGGCGAGCTGGCCCGCAACGCCAACGAGACCGGCCGCGGTCTGGACGAGCTGCCGATCACCCCGGCGCAGGTCGCCCGGGTGGCCGCGCTCGTCGCGGCGGGCGACCTCAACGACAAGCTGGCCCGCCAGGTCATCGAGGGCGTCCTCGCGGGCGAGGGCGACCCGGACGCGGTCGTCGAGAAGCGCGGCCTGAAGGTCGTCTCGGACGAGGGCGCGCTCTCCACGGCCGTGGACGAGGCCATCGCGGGCAACGCGGCCATCGCGGACAAGATCCGTGGTGGCAAGGTCGCGGCGGCCGGCGCGCTCGTCGGCGCGGTCATGAAGGCCACCCGGGGCCAGGCGGACGCTGCGCGCGTGCGCGAGCTGATCCTTCAGAAGCTGGGAGGCGAGGGCTGA
- a CDS encoding SLC13 family permease has protein sequence MNTVTAELVSFALLLGVLAFAVLRPRGLPEATAAVPAAVLVVALGAVSWPEAREQVGELLPVVGFLAAILVLAQLCADEGLFRAAGDLVARACRGQTRPLLGGVFVVASLITAVLSLDATVVLLTPVVLATAARVGARPRPYVYACAHLANSASLLLPVSNLTNLLAFTASGLSFTRFAALMALPWLAAIAVEYAVFRRAFKADLAAGAHAPDPDAERTPVPVFTLVVLALTLAGFVVTSFAGFEPLWAALAGAAVLAVRALLKRETTPVGLVRSANPLFCLFVLALGVVVKAVVDNGLGDGIAALLPEGDTLPALLGVAVVAALLANLINNLPAILALLPIVASAGPGLLLAALIGVNIGPNLTYVGSLATLLWRRILHAHGDAPELGHFTRLGLATVPVTLLASTLALWGSLHLIGV, from the coding sequence CTGAACACCGTCACCGCCGAGCTCGTCTCCTTCGCCCTCCTCCTGGGCGTCCTCGCCTTCGCCGTGCTGCGCCCCCGGGGCCTGCCGGAGGCGACCGCGGCCGTGCCCGCCGCCGTCCTGGTGGTGGCGCTCGGCGCGGTGTCCTGGCCCGAGGCCCGGGAACAGGTCGGCGAGCTGCTCCCCGTCGTCGGGTTCCTCGCCGCGATCCTCGTGCTGGCCCAGCTCTGCGCGGACGAGGGGCTGTTCCGGGCTGCCGGGGATCTGGTGGCGCGCGCCTGCCGGGGGCAGACCCGGCCGCTGCTCGGCGGGGTCTTCGTCGTCGCCTCGCTCATCACCGCCGTCCTCAGCCTGGACGCCACCGTGGTCCTGCTCACCCCGGTCGTCCTCGCCACCGCCGCCCGGGTCGGTGCGCGGCCGCGCCCGTACGTCTACGCCTGCGCGCACCTCGCCAACTCCGCCTCGCTCCTGCTCCCCGTCTCCAACCTCACCAACCTCCTGGCGTTCACCGCGAGCGGTCTCTCCTTCACCCGGTTCGCCGCGCTGATGGCGCTGCCGTGGCTCGCCGCGATCGCCGTGGAGTACGCGGTGTTCCGCCGCGCGTTCAAGGCCGACCTGGCCGCCGGGGCGCACGCGCCGGATCCCGACGCCGAGCGCACCCCGGTGCCCGTCTTCACGCTCGTCGTGCTGGCGCTGACGCTGGCCGGGTTCGTCGTCACCTCGTTCGCCGGGTTCGAGCCGCTGTGGGCGGCGCTCGCGGGAGCGGCCGTGCTCGCCGTACGGGCCCTCCTCAAGCGGGAGACCACGCCCGTCGGGCTCGTCCGCTCGGCCAACCCGCTGTTCTGCCTCTTCGTCCTCGCGCTGGGCGTCGTCGTCAAGGCGGTCGTCGACAACGGCCTCGGCGACGGGATCGCCGCCCTCCTGCCCGAGGGCGACACGCTTCCCGCCCTGCTCGGCGTGGCCGTGGTCGCGGCGCTGCTGGCCAACCTGATCAACAACCTGCCCGCGATCCTGGCCCTGCTCCCGATCGTCGCGTCGGCCGGCCCCGGACTGCTGCTCGCCGCCCTGATCGGTGTGAACATCGGCCCCAACCTCACGTACGTCGGTTCCCTCGCCACCCTCCTCTGGCGTCGCATCCTGCACGCCCACGGCGACGCCCCGGAGCTCGGCCACTTCACCCGGCTGGGACTGGCGACCGTACCGGTGACGCTGCTCGCCTCGACCCTCGCGCTCTGGGGGTCGCTGCACCTCATCGGGGTGTAG